In Citrus sinensis cultivar Valencia sweet orange chromosome 3, DVS_A1.0, whole genome shotgun sequence, the sequence aataaacatgattaaataattgaataactaaataaagaaatatagcTTTCTAAAcagttaattttagttaattttcatgtattgatttaaacaaatgagattttttcttttcactatattatattttgagactttgaatgtattattctatatttctttaaaattttaatttatttaaatcttatttaattttaaatttgatcggtaataataaaattacttttatataagatttttttatttaataagttcGTACAATGaacagaattaaaaaattttaattcacaaATCGATCCGCAAAATAAtagattggatatggattgggTCAAATCCACATCCGATCCATAAACAtgtggattggatttggattgaatttgtcaatccgtggattggattggattgaaaatttacaatccgtaaaatcatgaatcggatatggattgatgtccaatccgtaaaatctaatccgcgaacacccctaGACGATAGTTTGGCATTAACTTCAATATTGGAAACCGAGCCTTTAAAACGCCAAAACACCGTTTGATTACATTTCGCAATGAAGAGcgcaaattttttttggcccTATTGGTGCTCTTTGAGCCCCTCTATAATCACGTAAGTGATACCTTTGACCTCTTTATGGTGCTAAAAATCCAAGCATGATTATATATCCTGAGTCCACAATGTAATAGTATCTTATTTATAAGTATGCATGTATGTTAGTTTCATATAAatgcttttaaaaataatttcattgaaaaaatatatttagttCATACCTTCTTTCGGCAAaggaaattcatttttcatccTTATTGCATTTAAGAAAACTCTTGAATCATTGGTTGTCCCTTCCCAACCCGTATACACAAATGTAAACATCATGTCAAAAGAATATACACACATAATATTTTGTGTGACTATAACCTTTCTGCCTCTGTatgatgtttgttttttagtaGGTGCCCATGCTGCAATATAAGTTCCATCAATTGCACCGATACATccctaaacaaacaaataattaaaaattttaaatatttataatgtttGTCACTgccactacaagaaaaattagatatgGCAATGAACATTGAGCGTTGCTAAAAGTCTTTGACAACGTGTTCTCGCACGCTGCGGGTTAAGATGTTGTCTTATGGAAGGCTAGTTTTAGCAACATGCAAGAGATGTCATTAAAAGTGTTGTGTTTGTTGTTGAAAATGCTTTaaacaacacaaaattaaCGTTGTAAAAAACTTAGCATTCAAGTTTCTTTTCCCAACATGCATACAATCATTGTGAATtggctttttgttttttaattttattttgtctgcAATTTTTACttgcaaaatattattttatttattttttttctataaatataaaacttactactaacaaacaaataattattgattaaatttttttattttattaaaaagaagtagctacaaattaatttgacaCTCACTATAACAAtttgtttaacaaaatttgatattgTCACTATCATAAagcaataataacaaaaaatgatCTCTTCAATAGATTCAATATTAGCAACAACTCCATCCTCGATCAAGGTCCATCATATCATTtgcaataaaaagaaaaattcctacataaacaaaattaagatttgtcAAAATAATAACTATTGGCACAACTACACAAGAAACTAGAAAaggataaagaaaaatatttagtttacatatatcttaaataatatatgcaagaaaaagaaaccagCCTATTAGAGAtggtgaaaaaaataacaaaagagaAATAGATAGACCTACGAAGAAATCTCCCAAATAATGATCAATCGAAGTGGTACTCCTTATTTGatgttatattttgtttattttttctatgaTTATTTTCGTCATTCTCACAAGACAATATAGACgtatattagaaaaatagttaTCAATTTCTAAAACCTAAAAGCCCAAATgtagaatttaataaattacaaaattaaagcGAAAAGAATCATTTCATATTTCAATTAGGACTTCAGGAACCTTAATGGGTCTATTATTACAactattacaattatttttgtttgtaagTTCAACTGATATAGCCaacagagaaagaaagaaaaacatgaAGAGGCAtaagaaattgataaaattggACTTACATATTGAAGACAATAAACTCATTGGTAACGTCATCTCCTTGTTTGGCTTCATTGTTGAGGGCAATAAGTTGACTCACTCCTAGAGAGataaggggggggggggggggggggggggggggcggctaggaaaaagatgaaaaaattgaaactacggtttctttaatttattatttatatactttgaaaaattttatggcGGGCTAGGCTtcgctcttttttttttttttgaaattttcaaaatctctttttctgtatctttctttttctattggGCTTTGCTTATAAATATGCaaaactaagataaaaatcaaacaaaaggttttcattttttataacaatttttatcctagaaatttcaacatgtagagtattGTAAGTGTTATATTTATGTAAAAAGATTAAGATTAGttgctttgtttttattttttatttaaaaccaCCAGAGTGGTGGGGGGTTAGGCAGAATCCCTACTTATAATATAAATCCGAAAATGAATCAGATACAAAGGAGGGAGGCATGAGCCAAAACCTCCTAGAGAAAATGAGATAcaagaaaaaggtaaaatcCTAACGTCTGACATGGGGGATTGTATGGGCATCCAAGTAAAGAATACCAGATAAGCCTTTGGGAAGCTCCCGAGGAGATAAGAAATGCCGGCTAGTCCGATGAGTGCACGCCCAGTTGGCTAGAAAATCAGCAACAGAAGTAGCCTCGCGAAGAACATGTCTCACCTGAATGGGGAATGACGTTACCAGACGGCACACCTGGTGCAGAGAATAAGAGTACTCACATCGAACAGGACCCTGGGTGTGAATCCATGACACCACTGTAGTTGAGTCCGACTCAACCTCAAGCACTGAATACCCAAGTTGAATGGCAAGCTCCAACCTCTCGCACACCGCCATGAGCTTAGCATATAAGATCGGCTTGTAGCCCAAAAAGGATCCAAAAGCTGCTAAAACCACGTCCCGATGATCTTGAAGAATGCTCCCAGAAGTAGCCATCCTAGGGTTGCCCCTAGAGCAACCATCCACAGTCAGCTTAGCCACTATTGGAGGGCTGGAGGCGGCCTCGTCCAAGCAGCTAAACAGATCGACCTCCTAGGGGGAGCCGTACCTCGCAAGCCCTCCGCAATACGAGAACGCAAGACATTAATAAAGAAagtgataaaatataaattaattgttttataatgaatcacttattatttgaaattagttGCTTTGTTACTACTATAGACATTAATAAAGAAAGTGATAAAATAATCAACAACGTGCATTTGCAAGTTGTGGTCAAGTATTTCACAATATACAAGGAAGCACATTGTTGAATACAAATGACAATGATCAAGGGAATGTTGtgatacatttttattaacaacGCACCCTTCAAAATGTTGTTGAGGATGAAACTTTTAACAACATGCACCATTCGCACGTTGTCATTTGGTTCATGAAATCCACCACAATTAATAAACTGTTGTGATAAGATATTTCATAACGCGCTAAGAAGCATGTTGTTAAAGGTAAACTTTTACTAACTTTTAGCAACACGCAATGCTCAAATGTTGTTAAATACTAGATTTTGCAACACACATAATATGCACGTTGCTAAATTCCAGTTGTCGTatctattttttcttgtagtgattCAGCTATAAATACGTACCTTAAAATATGGATAGTATTTTGGGTTATTACGTGGTGTCTCTCCTCGATTTCTAGGACAAATAATGTGTGGTGTCAAGGAACATATTGCCCTAAGAACACAATAAAATTGCCTATGAATTGTTTCATTCGAGTGTTGGAATCGATCAGCAACAACACACATACGACTACTATGTGACACAATAAATAAGCGGATCACCACAACTTCATGTACTCCAACTTTTCTCTCATTTCGTACCAAGTCTAACTCTTGAAGAGTG encodes:
- the LOC127900821 gene encoding uncharacterized protein LOC127900821, which encodes MATSGSILQDHRDVVLAAFGSFLGYKPILYAKLMAVCERLELAIQLGYSVLEVESDSTTVVSWIHTQGPVRCEYSYSLHQVCRLVTSFPIQVRHVLREATSVADFLANWACTHRTSRHFLSPRELPKGLSGILYLDAHTIPHVRR